Proteins found in one Polyodon spathula isolate WHYD16114869_AA chromosome 10, ASM1765450v1, whole genome shotgun sequence genomic segment:
- the LOC121321735 gene encoding leucine-rich repeat-containing protein 27-like isoform X1: MDEDRLLMVSLKEEESYEDQDVSLDRGDNTEKAIEHYTSEKIKRSLEDIEHNAAATLDLSRKSLQHVDDLFNISRIENLYLEGNEISSLPDHFFSELSNLVWLDLRNNQINCLPPGIGQHRCLKTLLLEGNPIKELPIELGNLITLSALSLRQCPIEFPPENIVHQGLQAILKFLRSAMTGKPIYTRNSFQEMPPIEKLRLTDLVKSSLELSEEWPNDEEMKRFEKLRKEMMQADEADMGDTDQAFQLVPSIDRAVLKCKGPRKTIIASLPKRKQVPLKYTFPELPHYDNQSRTTAQERRLLALKDLKEKQALIEQRRNFRMQGCIVTKNTVNCLQSQKQRDLYVVATQKSNKEGDQELLKEWREHSKCMQEKGEMESRQGGMALVKSDEVLKNAPYAVDPDFYRMLDSRECIKPGSREEQKLLTRKSLKDIEEARAARDRELEHRIRTHIQMMQERRRKSKGTVQEEIDATRTEMETAQKLQSEVVQRKLERDVPLEYRFTAFTGEQSS, translated from the exons ATGGATGAGGATAGACTTTTAATGGTATCACTAAAAGAAGAGGAAAGTTATGAGGATCAAGACGTCAGTCTGGACCGTGGCGACAATACTGAAAAAGCTATAGAGCACTATACATCTGAAAAAATTAAGAGGTCACTCGAAGACATTGAACACAATGCTGCAGCCACTTTGGATTTGAGTAGAAAGAGCCTTCAGCATGTAGATGACCTATTTAATATTTCAAGAATCGAA AATTTATACCTCGAAGGAAATGAGATATCCAGTCTACCAGATCATTTCTTTTCTGAACTGTCCAATCTGGTCTGGCTGGATCTGCGAAATAACCAAATCAATTGCCTGCCTCCAGGAATTGGTCAacaccg ctgcctGAAAACCTTACTTTTGGAAGGGAATCCAATTAAGGAACTACCTATTGAACTGG GTAATTTGATTACACTAAGCGCTTTGAGCTTGAGACAGTGTCCTATTGAGTTCCCTCCTGAAAACATTGTACATCAAGGACTGCAAGCTATTCTTAAATTTCTAAGAAGCGCCATGACAGGAAAACCTATTTATACAAGAAACTCCTTTCAAG AGATGCCACCAATTGAAAAACTGAGGCTGACAGACTTGGTGAAATCCAGTTTAGAATTGTCAGAGGAGTGGCCTAATGATGAAGAAATGAAAAGGTTTGAAAAACTGAGGAAGGAGATGATGCAAGCTGATGAGGCTGATATGGGGGATACGGACCAAGCCTTTCAGCTTGTACCATCTATAGACCGAGCAGTTTTGAAATGCAAAGGCCCCAGAAAGACCATTATTGCCAGTTTACCAAAAAG GAAACAGGTTCCACTGAAGTATACTTTTCCAGAACTTCCACATTATGATAATCAAAGTCGTACAACAGCACAGGAACGTAGATTATTAGCATTGAAGGATCTAAAGGAAAAGCAAGCATTAATTGAGCAACGAAGAAA TTTCAGAATGCAAGGCTGTATTGTGACAAAAAACACTGTGAACTGTTTGCAGAGCCAGAAACAGAGAGATCTATATGTTGTTGCCACACAAAAAAGCAATAAGGAGGG AGATCAAGAGCTGCTGAAGGAATGGAGAGAACATTCAAAATGCATGCAAGAGAAAGGAGAAATGGAGTCCAGGCAAGGTGGTATGGCCCTTGTAAAAAGTGATGAG GTTCTAAAAAATGCTCCGTATGCAGTGGATCCAGACTTTTATCGTATGTTAGACAGTCGAGAATGCATCAAACCAGGTTCACGTGAAGAGCAGAAACTCCTTACTAGGAAATCTTTAAAGGACATTGAAGAAGCAAG AGCTGCCCGCGATAGAGAATTAGAGCATCGGATTAGAACACACATCCAAATGATGCAAGAAAGAAGAAGGAAATCAAAAGGAACAGTCCAAGAGGAAATAGATGCAACAAGAACAGAAATGGAAACT GCTCAAAAGCTGCAGTCTGAAGTTGTTCAAAGAAAACTGGAAAGAGACGTTCCACTGGAGTATCGCTTTACTGCTTTTACTGGCGAGCAATCTTCGTGA
- the LOC121321735 gene encoding leucine-rich repeat-containing protein 27-like isoform X2, translating to MDEDRLLMVSLKEEESYEDQDVSLDRGDNTEKAIEHYTSEKIKRSLEDIEHNAAATLDLSRKSLQHVDDLFNISRIENLYLEGNEISSLPDHFFSELSNLVWLDLRNNQINCLPPGIGQHRCLKTLLLEGNPIKELPIELGNLITLSALSLRQCPIEFPPENIVHQGLQAILKFLRSAMTGKPIYTRNSFQEMPPIEKLRLTDLVKSSLELSEEWPNDEEMKRFEKLRKEMMQADEADMGDTDQAFQLVPSIDRAVLKCKGPRKTIIASLPKRKQVPLKYTFPELPHYDNQSRTTAQERRLLALKDLKEKQALIEQRRKDQELLKEWREHSKCMQEKGEMESRQGGMALVKSDEVLKNAPYAVDPDFYRMLDSRECIKPGSREEQKLLTRKSLKDIEEARAARDRELEHRIRTHIQMMQERRRKSKGTVQEEIDATRTEMETAQKLQSEVVQRKLERDVPLEYRFTAFTGEQSS from the exons ATGGATGAGGATAGACTTTTAATGGTATCACTAAAAGAAGAGGAAAGTTATGAGGATCAAGACGTCAGTCTGGACCGTGGCGACAATACTGAAAAAGCTATAGAGCACTATACATCTGAAAAAATTAAGAGGTCACTCGAAGACATTGAACACAATGCTGCAGCCACTTTGGATTTGAGTAGAAAGAGCCTTCAGCATGTAGATGACCTATTTAATATTTCAAGAATCGAA AATTTATACCTCGAAGGAAATGAGATATCCAGTCTACCAGATCATTTCTTTTCTGAACTGTCCAATCTGGTCTGGCTGGATCTGCGAAATAACCAAATCAATTGCCTGCCTCCAGGAATTGGTCAacaccg ctgcctGAAAACCTTACTTTTGGAAGGGAATCCAATTAAGGAACTACCTATTGAACTGG GTAATTTGATTACACTAAGCGCTTTGAGCTTGAGACAGTGTCCTATTGAGTTCCCTCCTGAAAACATTGTACATCAAGGACTGCAAGCTATTCTTAAATTTCTAAGAAGCGCCATGACAGGAAAACCTATTTATACAAGAAACTCCTTTCAAG AGATGCCACCAATTGAAAAACTGAGGCTGACAGACTTGGTGAAATCCAGTTTAGAATTGTCAGAGGAGTGGCCTAATGATGAAGAAATGAAAAGGTTTGAAAAACTGAGGAAGGAGATGATGCAAGCTGATGAGGCTGATATGGGGGATACGGACCAAGCCTTTCAGCTTGTACCATCTATAGACCGAGCAGTTTTGAAATGCAAAGGCCCCAGAAAGACCATTATTGCCAGTTTACCAAAAAG GAAACAGGTTCCACTGAAGTATACTTTTCCAGAACTTCCACATTATGATAATCAAAGTCGTACAACAGCACAGGAACGTAGATTATTAGCATTGAAGGATCTAAAGGAAAAGCAAGCATTAATTGAGCAACGAAGAAA AGATCAAGAGCTGCTGAAGGAATGGAGAGAACATTCAAAATGCATGCAAGAGAAAGGAGAAATGGAGTCCAGGCAAGGTGGTATGGCCCTTGTAAAAAGTGATGAG GTTCTAAAAAATGCTCCGTATGCAGTGGATCCAGACTTTTATCGTATGTTAGACAGTCGAGAATGCATCAAACCAGGTTCACGTGAAGAGCAGAAACTCCTTACTAGGAAATCTTTAAAGGACATTGAAGAAGCAAG AGCTGCCCGCGATAGAGAATTAGAGCATCGGATTAGAACACACATCCAAATGATGCAAGAAAGAAGAAGGAAATCAAAAGGAACAGTCCAAGAGGAAATAGATGCAACAAGAACAGAAATGGAAACT GCTCAAAAGCTGCAGTCTGAAGTTGTTCAAAGAAAACTGGAAAGAGACGTTCCACTGGAGTATCGCTTTACTGCTTTTACTGGCGAGCAATCTTCGTGA
- the LOC121321735 gene encoding leucine-rich repeat-containing protein 27-like isoform X3 encodes MDEDRLLMVSLKEEESYEDQDVSLDRGDNTEKAIEHYTSEKIKRSLEDIEHNAAATLDLSRKSLQHVDDLFNISRIENLYLEGNEISSLPDHFFSELSNLVWLDLRNNQINCLPPGIGQHRCLKTLLLEGNPIKELPIELEMPPIEKLRLTDLVKSSLELSEEWPNDEEMKRFEKLRKEMMQADEADMGDTDQAFQLVPSIDRAVLKCKGPRKTIIASLPKRKQVPLKYTFPELPHYDNQSRTTAQERRLLALKDLKEKQALIEQRRNFRMQGCIVTKNTVNCLQSQKQRDLYVVATQKSNKEGDQELLKEWREHSKCMQEKGEMESRQGGMALVKSDEVLKNAPYAVDPDFYRMLDSRECIKPGSREEQKLLTRKSLKDIEEARAARDRELEHRIRTHIQMMQERRRKSKGTVQEEIDATRTEMETAQKLQSEVVQRKLERDVPLEYRFTAFTGEQSS; translated from the exons ATGGATGAGGATAGACTTTTAATGGTATCACTAAAAGAAGAGGAAAGTTATGAGGATCAAGACGTCAGTCTGGACCGTGGCGACAATACTGAAAAAGCTATAGAGCACTATACATCTGAAAAAATTAAGAGGTCACTCGAAGACATTGAACACAATGCTGCAGCCACTTTGGATTTGAGTAGAAAGAGCCTTCAGCATGTAGATGACCTATTTAATATTTCAAGAATCGAA AATTTATACCTCGAAGGAAATGAGATATCCAGTCTACCAGATCATTTCTTTTCTGAACTGTCCAATCTGGTCTGGCTGGATCTGCGAAATAACCAAATCAATTGCCTGCCTCCAGGAATTGGTCAacaccg ctgcctGAAAACCTTACTTTTGGAAGGGAATCCAATTAAGGAACTACCTATTGAACTGG AGATGCCACCAATTGAAAAACTGAGGCTGACAGACTTGGTGAAATCCAGTTTAGAATTGTCAGAGGAGTGGCCTAATGATGAAGAAATGAAAAGGTTTGAAAAACTGAGGAAGGAGATGATGCAAGCTGATGAGGCTGATATGGGGGATACGGACCAAGCCTTTCAGCTTGTACCATCTATAGACCGAGCAGTTTTGAAATGCAAAGGCCCCAGAAAGACCATTATTGCCAGTTTACCAAAAAG GAAACAGGTTCCACTGAAGTATACTTTTCCAGAACTTCCACATTATGATAATCAAAGTCGTACAACAGCACAGGAACGTAGATTATTAGCATTGAAGGATCTAAAGGAAAAGCAAGCATTAATTGAGCAACGAAGAAA TTTCAGAATGCAAGGCTGTATTGTGACAAAAAACACTGTGAACTGTTTGCAGAGCCAGAAACAGAGAGATCTATATGTTGTTGCCACACAAAAAAGCAATAAGGAGGG AGATCAAGAGCTGCTGAAGGAATGGAGAGAACATTCAAAATGCATGCAAGAGAAAGGAGAAATGGAGTCCAGGCAAGGTGGTATGGCCCTTGTAAAAAGTGATGAG GTTCTAAAAAATGCTCCGTATGCAGTGGATCCAGACTTTTATCGTATGTTAGACAGTCGAGAATGCATCAAACCAGGTTCACGTGAAGAGCAGAAACTCCTTACTAGGAAATCTTTAAAGGACATTGAAGAAGCAAG AGCTGCCCGCGATAGAGAATTAGAGCATCGGATTAGAACACACATCCAAATGATGCAAGAAAGAAGAAGGAAATCAAAAGGAACAGTCCAAGAGGAAATAGATGCAACAAGAACAGAAATGGAAACT GCTCAAAAGCTGCAGTCTGAAGTTGTTCAAAGAAAACTGGAAAGAGACGTTCCACTGGAGTATCGCTTTACTGCTTTTACTGGCGAGCAATCTTCGTGA